One genomic window of Capricornis sumatraensis isolate serow.1 chromosome 15, serow.2, whole genome shotgun sequence includes the following:
- the LOC138091015 gene encoding probable cystatin-15 — translation MFWKLPLLLGLLALGPHVCSWMFEDVGKTGKEFSLCVEFALHHFNEHQPDENAYKLLWVRRSQRKKYSLTYLMDLDLGRTICKKHDEDIDNCPLQEGPEGKKVNCTFIVDSRPLFTQFTLLSSTCQQI, via the exons ATGTTCTGGAAGCTGCCTCTGCTCCTGGGGCTTCTTGCTTTGGGGCCTCACGTCTGCAGCTGGATGTTTGAGGACGTCGGGAAGACAGGGAAAGAGTTCAGCCTGTGTGTGGAGTTTGCCTTGCACCACTTCAATGAGCACCAACCAGACGAGAATGCATACAAGCTGCTATGGGTCAGACGGAGTCAGCGCAAG AAGTACTCTTTGACATATTTAATGGACCTGGACCTGGGCCGCACAATCTGTAAAAAACACGACGAAGACATCGACAACTGCCCCTTGCAAGAAGGCCCTGAAGGGAAAAAG gtgaacTGCACTTTCATTGTGGACTCACGGCCCTTATTTACCCAGTTCACCCTCCTGAGCAGCACCTGCCAGCAGATATAG
- the CSTL1 gene encoding cystatin-like 1 produces the protein MGAGCWGNPLLLLAALALVLGRHQQWPGFQDSESPKNVNATLTFFLENYNNNSNDSYLFGVDKLLRSQVQLTTVVEYLITVKISRTKCKRNSTKNRSCPIQTKKNLKKSFICDFLVYTLPWMNHYQLWNNSCLDV, from the exons ATGGGAGCTGGATGCTGGGGgaacccactgctgctgctggcgGCCCTGGCGCTCGTGCTGGGTCGGCATCAGCAGTGGCCCGGCTTCCAGGATTCCGAGAGCCCGAAGAACGTGAACGCCACGCTCACCTTCTTCTTGGAGAactacaacaacaacagcaatgactCCTACCTGTTCGGTGTAGACAAGCTGCTCCGCAGCCAGGTGCAG CTGACGACGGTCGTGGAGTACCTGATTACTGTGAAGATTAGTCGGACCAAGTGCAAGAGGAACAGCACGAAAAACCGCTCGTGCCCCATTCAGACCAAGAAGAATCTGAAGAAG aGTTTCATTTGTGACTTTTTGGTGTACACTCTACCCTGGATGAATCATTACCAGCTTTGGAACAACTCATGCCTGGATGTATAG
- the CST11 gene encoding cystatin-11, with amino-acid sequence MARPWQGPRLLLAVVGALVALSYQSKRKTFILVYEVPVSDPVVVTTMDFLTEDFNKKNEDLYNFRIVRVLKAVKRLTDHLEYQVNLEMRRTTCLKSELTNCSFQEGKLYKKIDCYFSVFVIPWFEKYKVLAQNCTNV; translated from the exons ATGGCCAGACCCTGGCAGGGCCCCCGGCTGCTGCTGGCTGTTGTGGGGGCTCTGGTGGCCCTCAGCTATCAGTCAAAGCGGAAGACCTTCATTCTTGTCTACGAGGTGCCTGTGTCAGACCCCGTGGTGGTGACCACCATGGACTTTTTGACTGAGGACTTCAACAAGAAGAACGAGGACCTGTACAACTTCAGGATCGTGCGTGTCCTGAAGGCCGTGAAGAGG CTGACTGACCACCTGGAGTATCAGGTCAACCTGGAGATGCGGCGGACTACCTGCCTCAAGTCGGAGCTGACCAACTGCTCCTTCCAGGAAGGGAAACTCTACAAG aaaatcgATTGCTACTTCTCAGTATTTGTTATTCCCTGGTTTGAAAAGTATAAAGTTCTGGCCCAAAACTGCACAAATGTCTAG
- the LOC138091866 gene encoding probable cystatin-16: MFLKATLLLGLAVLGIHVWAIEMEFVDISKDLDYFAVSVEFAVTWFNSGNTEEQAYKLLEVRRAQQKSWTMIYLMELDLGRTVCKKHDEDIDNCPLQESPGERKLNCTFIVDSRPWFTQFTLLNSTCQQI, encoded by the exons ATGTTTCTGAAGGCAACTCTGCTTCTGGGGCTTGCTGTCCTGGGCATTCATGTCTGGGCCATTGAAATGGAATTTGTAGACATTAGTAAGGACCTCGATTATTTTGCGGTGTCTGTGGAGTTCGCTGTGACTTGGTTCAACAGTGGCAATACCGAGGAGCAGGCCTACAAGCTGCTAGAGGTGAGGCGAGCCCAGCAAAAG AGCTGGACAATGATATATTTAATGGAACTGGACCTGGGCCGCACAGTTTGTAAGAAACACGACGAAGACATTGACAACTGCCCCCTGCAAGAAAGCCCAGGAGAGAGAAAG ctgaacTGCACTTTCATTGTGGACTCACGGCCCTGGTTTACCCAGTTTACCCTCCTGAACAGCACCTGCCAGCAGATATAG